From a single Sphingosinicellaceae bacterium genomic region:
- a CDS encoding metalloregulator ArsR/SmtB family transcription factor produces the protein MSAALDIFRALADPTRIRILLLVRRMELAVGELADVLSQSQPRVSRHVRILADAGLVRRYKEGAWVFVRLGNPSASDPVLAALDAWDDGSASTDVAKLTAVRAERDAAATAYFAAQAESWDRLRSLHVAESDVEAAIVAALGERPLGCLLDVGTGTGRMIELLGERARTAIGIDRSPEMLRLARGRIEAAGLPHAEVRRGDMFALPQADASVDTVVLHQVLHFADLPAAAIAEAARVLAPGGRLLIADFAPHDREELRSREAHARLGFDPVVVSGWLRDAGLEARVVADLPAPAGVDEPLTVTLWLGERPSLEQRVAA, from the coding sequence ATGTCCGCCGCGCTCGACATCTTCCGTGCGCTTGCCGATCCCACCCGGATCCGCATTTTGCTGTTGGTACGCCGCATGGAGCTTGCTGTCGGCGAGCTCGCGGACGTGTTGTCGCAGAGCCAGCCGCGCGTGTCGCGCCACGTCCGTATCCTCGCCGACGCCGGACTGGTCCGTCGTTATAAGGAAGGCGCTTGGGTGTTCGTGCGCCTCGGCAACCCGTCGGCGTCGGATCCTGTGCTTGCCGCTCTCGACGCCTGGGACGACGGCAGCGCCTCCACCGACGTGGCGAAACTGACCGCAGTCCGCGCCGAGCGCGACGCCGCCGCCACCGCTTACTTCGCCGCGCAGGCCGAGAGCTGGGACCGGCTGCGGTCGCTCCATGTCGCGGAGAGCGACGTCGAGGCGGCAATCGTCGCAGCACTCGGCGAGCGCCCGCTCGGCTGCCTGCTCGACGTCGGAACCGGCACCGGCCGGATGATCGAGCTGCTCGGCGAGCGTGCCCGCACCGCGATCGGCATCGACCGCTCGCCCGAGATGCTGCGGCTGGCGCGGGGCCGTATCGAGGCGGCGGGGCTGCCGCACGCCGAGGTCCGGCGCGGCGACATGTTCGCGCTGCCCCAGGCCGATGCGAGCGTTGACACCGTCGTGCTGCATCAGGTCCTCCACTTCGCCGACCTGCCTGCCGCTGCGATCGCCGAGGCGGCGCGGGTGCTCGCCCCCGGTGGCCGCCTGTTGATCGCCGACTTCGCCCCGCACGACCGCGAGGAACTGCGCAGCCGCGAGGCCCACGCCCGCCTCGGCTTCGATCCCGTCGTGGTCAGCGGCTGGCTCCGCGATGCCGGCCTCGAGGCTCGCGTCGTCGCCGACCTGCCGGCTCCTGCCGGCGTCGATGAACCCCTGACAGTAACCTTATGGCTCGGCGAGCGTCCCTCGCTCGAGCAGCGAGTAGCCGCATGA
- the metH gene encoding methionine synthase: protein MPEETSAPKRATFVNIGERTNVTGSAAFKKLIMAGDYPAAVEVARQQVANGAQIIDVNMDEGLLDAEYAMTTFLKLIAAEPDIARVPVMIDSSKWSVIEAGLRCVSGKPIVNSISMKEGEGPFLAAARKCRMYGAAAVVMAFDEQGQADTAARKVEICGRAYDLLVADGFPADEIIFDPNIFAVATGIEEHDNYGVDFIEACTAIKLRCPHARISGGVSNMSFSFRGNEPVRRAMHSVFLYYAVAAGLDMGIVNAGQLDVYDTIPLELRDACEDVILNRPSRSSNLTNTERLVELADKFRGDGKAAEKEAEEWRSWPVDKRLEHALVKGLDAYVVDDTELARQVAVRPIDVIEGPLMAGMNVVGDLFGAGKMFLPQVVKSARVMKKAVAHLLPFIEAEKSEGQQTKGRIIMATVKGDVHDIGKNIVGVVLQCNNFEVVDLGVMVPWSVILKAANDCNADMIGLSGLITPSLDEMVTVAAEMQRAGMTMPLLIGGATTSRVHTALRIAPAYAGPTIHVLDASRAVGVAGAMVSDTIKNELVDRTALEYEAIRVQRAGNTQSKLFTLAQARANAFPTDFAAHPPVQPRTAGTQAVTMSVTELIPYIDWTPFFRAWELAGNYPAILTDPVVGESATSLFADAQAMLTEIVEGDWLQARGVVGFWPARRDGDDVLLFTSEARDTELARIPFLRQQVAKREGRANMCLADFVHPEADWLGGFAVTAGQGIDVQLARFKAQHDDYNDILLKALADRLAEAFAEALHARVRRELWGHAPDEDLSYDDLVREKYTGIRPAPGYPACPDHSVKPLLFELLGATKATGITLTESFAMLPTAAVSGFYFAHPESAYFGVARIGADQVADYAERRGVELSQAETWLRPNLD from the coding sequence CTGCCCGAGGAAACGTCCGCCCCCAAGCGCGCGACCTTCGTCAACATCGGCGAACGCACCAACGTTACCGGGTCGGCGGCGTTCAAGAAGCTGATCATGGCAGGCGACTACCCCGCCGCGGTCGAGGTCGCACGCCAGCAGGTCGCGAACGGCGCGCAGATCATCGACGTCAATATGGACGAGGGCCTGCTCGACGCCGAGTACGCCATGACGACCTTCCTCAAGCTGATCGCCGCCGAGCCCGACATCGCGCGGGTCCCGGTGATGATCGACAGCTCGAAGTGGAGCGTCATCGAGGCCGGCTTGCGCTGCGTCTCGGGCAAGCCGATCGTCAACTCGATCTCGATGAAGGAAGGGGAGGGCCCCTTCCTCGCCGCTGCCCGCAAGTGCCGGATGTACGGCGCCGCCGCGGTCGTCATGGCCTTCGACGAGCAGGGCCAGGCCGACACCGCCGCCCGCAAGGTCGAGATCTGCGGCCGCGCCTACGACCTGCTGGTCGCCGACGGCTTCCCGGCGGACGAGATCATCTTCGATCCCAACATCTTCGCGGTCGCCACCGGCATCGAGGAGCACGACAACTACGGCGTCGACTTCATCGAGGCGTGCACCGCGATCAAGCTGCGCTGCCCGCATGCGCGCATCTCGGGCGGCGTCTCGAACATGTCGTTCAGCTTCCGCGGCAACGAGCCCGTGCGCCGCGCCATGCACTCGGTGTTCCTGTATTACGCGGTCGCCGCCGGCCTCGACATGGGCATCGTCAACGCCGGGCAGCTGGATGTCTACGACACGATCCCGCTGGAGCTTCGCGACGCCTGCGAGGACGTCATCCTCAACCGCCCGTCGCGCAGCTCCAACCTGACCAACACCGAGCGGCTGGTCGAGCTCGCGGACAAGTTCCGCGGCGACGGCAAGGCGGCCGAGAAGGAGGCCGAGGAGTGGCGCAGCTGGCCGGTCGACAAGCGGCTGGAGCATGCGCTGGTCAAGGGCCTCGACGCCTATGTCGTCGACGATACCGAGCTGGCGCGGCAGGTCGCGGTGCGCCCGATCGACGTCATCGAGGGGCCGCTGATGGCCGGCATGAACGTCGTCGGCGACCTGTTCGGCGCGGGCAAGATGTTCCTGCCGCAGGTCGTCAAGTCGGCGCGGGTCATGAAGAAGGCGGTCGCCCACCTGCTGCCTTTCATCGAGGCGGAGAAGTCCGAAGGCCAGCAGACGAAGGGCCGGATCATCATGGCGACGGTCAAGGGCGACGTCCACGACATCGGCAAGAACATCGTCGGCGTCGTCCTCCAGTGCAATAATTTCGAAGTCGTAGATCTCGGCGTCATGGTGCCGTGGTCGGTGATCCTGAAGGCCGCCAACGACTGCAATGCCGACATGATCGGGCTGTCCGGGCTGATCACGCCGTCGCTCGACGAGATGGTCACCGTTGCGGCCGAGATGCAGCGCGCCGGCATGACCATGCCGCTGCTGATCGGCGGCGCGACGACCAGCCGGGTCCACACCGCGCTGCGCATCGCCCCCGCCTACGCCGGGCCGACGATCCATGTTCTCGACGCCAGCCGCGCCGTCGGCGTCGCGGGCGCGATGGTCAGCGACACCATAAAGAACGAGCTCGTCGACCGCACGGCACTCGAATACGAGGCGATCCGCGTCCAGCGCGCCGGCAACACCCAGAGCAAGCTGTTCACGCTGGCGCAGGCGCGCGCCAACGCCTTCCCGACCGACTTCGCCGCGCATCCGCCGGTCCAGCCGCGCACCGCGGGCACCCAGGCCGTGACGATGAGCGTCACCGAACTGATCCCCTACATCGACTGGACGCCGTTCTTCCGGGCGTGGGAGCTGGCCGGCAACTACCCGGCGATCCTGACCGATCCCGTCGTCGGCGAGAGCGCGACCTCGCTGTTCGCCGACGCGCAGGCGATGCTGACCGAAATCGTCGAGGGCGACTGGCTGCAGGCGCGCGGCGTCGTCGGCTTCTGGCCGGCGCGGCGCGATGGCGACGACGTGCTCCTGTTCACCTCGGAAGCCCGCGACACCGAATTGGCGCGCATCCCGTTCCTGCGCCAGCAGGTCGCCAAGCGCGAAGGCCGCGCCAACATGTGCCTCGCCGACTTCGTCCACCCGGAGGCTGACTGGCTGGGTGGCTTTGCGGTGACCGCGGGGCAGGGCATCGACGTCCAGCTGGCACGCTTCAAGGCGCAGCACGACGATTACAACGACATCCTCCTCAAGGCTCTCGCCGATCGCTTGGCGGAGGCCTTCGCCGAGGCGTTGCACGCCCGCGTGCGTCGCGAACTCTGGGGTCACGCGCCCGACGAGGACTTGTCCTACGACGACCTGGTCCGCGAGAAGTACACCGGCATCCGCCCCGCACCCGGGTATCCGGCGTGCCCCGACCACAGCGTCAAGCCGCTGCTGTTCGAGCTGCTCGGCGCCACCAAGGCGACCGGCATCACGCTCACCGAGAGTTTCGCGATGCTGCCGACCGCCGCGGTCAGCGGCTTCTATTTCGCCCATCCGGAGTCGGCGTATTTCGGTGTCGCGCGTATCGGTGCCGACCAGGTCGCCGACTATGCGGAACGGCGCGGCGTCGAGCTTTCGCAGGCGGAGACGTGGCTGCGGCCCAATCTCGACTGA
- a CDS encoding DUF3011 domain-containing protein gives MRSWIMASLLLATSAAAEPPRDISPMTLPGGGGYIQPGNPNRSITSVGRESAFVRQREARHRAATHTGAHTGAVAHTVTAAHTIPCASHKGPRRCLVHNAGVTLERRTSNNACRSGRDWHYDARSITVANGCRALFSYKPRS, from the coding sequence GTGCGCTCATGGATAATGGCCAGCCTGCTGCTGGCGACGTCCGCCGCCGCCGAGCCGCCGCGAGATATCAGCCCGATGACGCTGCCCGGCGGCGGTGGCTACATCCAGCCCGGCAATCCCAACCGCAGCATCACGTCGGTCGGCCGCGAGAGCGCCTTCGTCCGCCAGCGCGAGGCCAGGCACCGGGCCGCGACGCACACTGGCGCGCATACGGGCGCGGTAGCCCATACCGTCACGGCAGCGCACACGATCCCGTGCGCCTCGCACAAGGGCCCGCGGCGCTGCCTCGTCCACAACGCCGGGGTGACCCTCGAACGCCGGACCAGCAACAATGCCTGCCGGTCAGGGCGCGACTGGCATTACGACGCCCGGTCGATCACCGTAGCCAACGGCTGCCGCGCGCTGTTCAGCTACAAGCCGCGTTCCTGA
- a CDS encoding pyridoxamine 5'-phosphate oxidase family protein: MTKTLPELAKAMRDIDFAMLQTHTEGGEIAGRPMSNNAEVEYNGDSFYFSYEDTRTVDDIKRDPKVALAFQANTSLLGKPGLMVAVEGKAELIRDKAAFLEHWTKDLDRWFEQGADTPGIVLIKVHASRIHYWAGEDEGEIKP, from the coding sequence ATGACCAAGACCCTCCCCGAACTCGCCAAGGCGATGCGCGACATCGACTTCGCGATGCTCCAGACCCACACCGAGGGCGGCGAGATCGCCGGTCGCCCGATGAGCAACAATGCCGAGGTCGAGTACAACGGCGACTCGTTCTACTTCAGCTACGAGGACACCCGCACCGTCGACGACATCAAGCGCGACCCCAAGGTGGCGCTGGCGTTTCAGGCCAACACCTCGCTGCTCGGCAAGCCCGGGCTGATGGTCGCGGTCGAGGGCAAGGCCGAGCTGATCCGCGACAAGGCGGCGTTCCTCGAGCACTGGACCAAGGACCTCGACCGCTGGTTCGAGCAGGGTGCGGATACGCCCGGCATCGTGCTGATCAAGGTCCACGCCAGCCGCATCCACTACTGGGCGGGCGAGGACGAAGGCGAGATCAAGCCCTGA
- the groL gene encoding chaperonin GroEL (60 kDa chaperone family; promotes refolding of misfolded polypeptides especially under stressful conditions; forms two stacked rings of heptamers to form a barrel-shaped 14mer; ends can be capped by GroES; misfolded proteins enter the barrel where they are refolded when GroES binds): MAAKDVKFSRDARERILRGVDILADAVKVTLGPKGRNVVIEKSFGAPRITKDGVTVAKEIELKDRFENLGAQMVREVASKTNDIAGDGTTTATVLAQAIVREGMKSVAAGMNPMDLKRGIDMAVVAVVADLKARSKPVAGTAEIAQVGVISSNGDTIVGEKIAEAMEKVGKEGVITVEEAKGLDFELDVVEGMQFDRGYLSPYFITNPEKMSVELENPYILINEKKLSNLQALLPVLEAVVQSGRPLLIIAEDVEGEALATLVVNKLRGGLKVAAVKAPGFGDRRKAMLEDIATLTKGETISEDLGIKLENVTLAMLGSAKRVTIDKDNTTIIDGAGDQDAIKGRVEQIRAQIETTTSDYDKEKLQERLAKLAGGVAVIKVGGSTEVEVKERKDRVDDALHATRAAVEEGIVPGGGTALLYATKALEGMKGANDDQTRGIDIIRKALFAPVRQIAQNAGHDGAVISGKLLEGNDDKIGFNAQTDVYENLVVSGVIDPTKVVRTALQDAASVAGLLITTEAAITELPADDKGGAGGMGGGGMGGMGGMDF, from the coding sequence ATGGCAGCTAAAGACGTCAAGTTCAGCCGCGACGCGCGTGAGCGCATCCTGCGCGGCGTCGACATCCTCGCCGACGCGGTCAAGGTGACGCTCGGCCCCAAGGGCCGCAACGTCGTGATCGAGAAGTCGTTCGGTGCCCCGCGCATCACCAAGGACGGCGTCACCGTCGCCAAGGAAATCGAGCTCAAGGACCGCTTCGAGAACCTCGGCGCGCAGATGGTCCGCGAAGTCGCTTCGAAGACCAACGACATCGCCGGTGACGGCACCACCACCGCGACCGTGCTGGCCCAGGCCATCGTTCGCGAGGGCATGAAGTCGGTTGCCGCCGGCATGAACCCGATGGATCTCAAGCGCGGCATCGACATGGCCGTCGTCGCCGTCGTCGCCGACCTCAAGGCGCGCTCCAAGCCCGTCGCCGGCACCGCCGAGATCGCCCAGGTCGGCGTCATCTCGTCGAACGGTGACACCATCGTCGGCGAGAAGATCGCCGAAGCGATGGAAAAGGTCGGCAAGGAAGGCGTCATTACCGTCGAGGAGGCCAAGGGTCTCGATTTCGAGCTCGATGTCGTCGAGGGCATGCAGTTCGACCGCGGCTACCTGAGCCCGTACTTCATCACCAACCCCGAGAAGATGTCGGTCGAACTCGAGAACCCGTACATCCTGATCAACGAGAAGAAGCTCTCGAACCTTCAGGCGCTGCTGCCGGTGCTCGAGGCCGTCGTCCAGAGCGGTCGCCCGCTGCTGATCATCGCCGAGGACGTCGAGGGCGAGGCTCTCGCCACGCTCGTCGTCAACAAGCTGCGTGGTGGCCTCAAGGTCGCCGCGGTCAAGGCTCCCGGCTTCGGCGATCGTCGCAAGGCGATGCTCGAGGATATCGCGACGCTGACCAAGGGCGAGACGATCTCCGAGGACCTCGGCATCAAGCTCGAGAACGTCACGCTGGCGATGCTCGGCTCGGCCAAGCGCGTCACGATCGACAAGGACAACACGACGATCATCGACGGTGCCGGTGACCAGGACGCGATCAAGGGCCGGGTCGAGCAGATCCGCGCGCAGATCGAGACGACCACGAGCGACTACGACAAGGAGAAGCTGCAGGAGCGTCTCGCCAAGCTGGCGGGCGGCGTTGCGGTCATCAAGGTCGGCGGCTCGACCGAGGTCGAGGTCAAGGAGCGCAAGGACCGCGTCGACGACGCTCTCCACGCGACCCGCGCCGCCGTCGAAGAAGGCATCGTCCCCGGCGGCGGTACCGCTCTCCTCTACGCCACCAAGGCGCTCGAGGGCATGAAGGGTGCCAACGACGACCAGACCCGCGGCATCGACATCATCCGCAAGGCACTGTTCGCTCCGGTTCGCCAGATCGCTCAGAACGCTGGTCATGACGGCGCGGTCATCTCGGGCAAGCTGCTCGAGGGCAACGACGACAAGATCGGCTTCAATGCCCAGACCGATGTCTACGAGAACCTGGTCGTCAGCGGCGTCATCGACCCCACCAAGGTCGTTCGCACCGCGCTTCAGGACGCAGCTTCGGTTGCCGGCCTGCTGATCACCACCGAAGCCGCAATCACCGAACTGCCCGCCGACGACAAGGGCGGCGCTGGCGGCATGGGCGGCGGCGGCATGGGAGGCATGGGCGGGATGGACTTCTAA
- the metF gene encoding methylenetetrahydrofolate reductase [NAD(P)H], giving the protein MSNLTLAQMNEAARAVSPPLFADLPGDIGVSFEFFPPKTDAMAETLWNSVETLRPLAPRFVSVTYGAGGSTRERTHNTVARIVRETGIPAAAHLTCVDASKAEIDEVARAYWDAGVRHIVALRGDPPRAGERFAPHPDGYASAADLVAGLKRVADFEISVGAYPEPHPDATNSATDIDYLARKFDAGAVRGITQFFFEPDTFFRFRDAAAARGIDAELVPGILPVSNFAQLRKMAAGCNTDVPAWMARLFDGLDDKPAARQLVAATVAAELCRRLYAGGVRHFHFYTLNRAELAYAICHMLGVRPDATKQPQELAA; this is encoded by the coding sequence ATGAGTAACCTGACCCTCGCCCAGATGAACGAGGCGGCGCGTGCCGTCAGCCCGCCGCTGTTCGCCGACCTGCCCGGCGATATCGGCGTGTCGTTCGAGTTCTTCCCGCCCAAGACCGACGCGATGGCCGAGACGCTGTGGAACTCGGTCGAGACGCTGCGGCCGCTCGCTCCACGCTTCGTCTCGGTGACCTACGGCGCGGGCGGCTCGACCCGCGAGCGCACCCACAACACCGTCGCGCGCATCGTCCGCGAGACCGGAATACCCGCCGCCGCGCACCTGACCTGCGTCGACGCCAGCAAGGCCGAGATCGACGAGGTTGCCCGCGCTTACTGGGACGCCGGCGTCCGGCACATCGTCGCGCTGCGGGGTGACCCGCCCCGCGCCGGCGAGCGCTTCGCCCCGCACCCCGACGGCTACGCCAGCGCCGCCGATCTCGTCGCGGGCCTGAAGCGCGTCGCCGACTTCGAGATCTCGGTCGGGGCCTACCCCGAGCCGCACCCCGACGCGACCAACAGCGCCACCGACATCGATTACCTCGCGCGCAAGTTCGACGCCGGCGCGGTACGCGGCATCACGCAATTCTTCTTCGAGCCCGACACCTTCTTCCGCTTCCGCGATGCGGCGGCGGCGAGGGGCATCGACGCCGAGCTGGTCCCGGGCATCCTGCCGGTCAGCAACTTCGCCCAGCTCCGCAAGATGGCGGCGGGCTGCAACACCGACGTGCCCGCATGGATGGCGCGGCTGTTCGACGGCCTCGACGACAAGCCGGCCGCGCGCCAGCTGGTCGCCGCGACCGTCGCCGCCGAACTGTGCCGGCGCCTGTATGCGGGCGGGGTCCGGCACTTCCACTTCTACACCCTCAACCGCGCCGAGCTGGCGTACGCGATCTGCCACATGCTCGGGGTCCGCCCCGATGCGACGAAGCAGCCGCAGGAGCTGGCCGCATGA
- the mutY gene encoding A/G-specific adenine glycosylase, whose translation MPVEVTAFQTALLGWYDAHARTLPWRSPPGTPSADPYRIWLSEVMLQQTTVAAVIPYFEAFTTRWPTVAALAAAEDGDVMQAWAGLGYYARARNLLACARAVTALGGFPTTEANLRTLPGIGAYTAAAVASIAFGEAAVVVDGNIERVMSRLFAVSTPIPAARPELRAHAAALTPTHQPGDHAQALMDLGATVCTPRSPRCDACPVARWCDARASGDPARFPVRAPKRIRPVRFGTAFRLEARGHVLLVRRPPRGLLGGMLALPTSAWTPAPVDWRTEAPVPADWTLRPTVVRHVFSHFELRLSVVAASLAARTHLPGEWWPADRLDEAGLPTLFAKASRA comes from the coding sequence ATGCCCGTCGAGGTCACCGCCTTCCAGACCGCCCTGCTGGGCTGGTACGACGCCCATGCGCGCACCTTGCCGTGGCGTTCGCCGCCCGGCACGCCGTCCGCCGATCCCTACCGCATCTGGCTGTCGGAGGTCATGCTCCAGCAGACGACGGTCGCCGCGGTCATACCGTACTTCGAGGCGTTCACGACGCGCTGGCCAACGGTGGCGGCGCTGGCGGCAGCGGAGGACGGCGACGTGATGCAGGCGTGGGCGGGCCTCGGCTACTACGCCCGCGCCCGCAACCTGCTCGCCTGCGCACGGGCGGTGACGGCGCTCGGCGGCTTCCCGACGACCGAGGCCAACCTTCGCACCCTGCCCGGCATCGGCGCCTACACCGCTGCCGCGGTCGCCAGCATCGCTTTCGGCGAGGCCGCGGTGGTCGTCGACGGCAACATCGAGCGGGTAATGTCGCGGCTGTTCGCGGTTTCGACCCCGATCCCGGCCGCCCGCCCTGAGCTTCGAGCCCACGCCGCAGCACTTACCCCTACACACCAACCCGGCGACCACGCGCAGGCGCTGATGGACCTCGGCGCGACGGTCTGCACACCCCGCAGCCCGCGCTGCGACGCCTGCCCGGTCGCGCGCTGGTGTGATGCACGGGCGAGCGGCGACCCGGCGCGCTTCCCGGTCCGTGCCCCCAAGAGGATTCGCCCTGTCCGCTTCGGCACCGCCTTCCGCCTCGAGGCCCGCGGTCACGTCCTGCTCGTCCGCCGCCCGCCGCGTGGCTTGCTCGGCGGGATGCTGGCGCTGCCGACGAGCGCGTGGACCCCGGCACCCGTCGACTGGCGCACCGAGGCACCGGTTCCCGCCGACTGGACGCTGCGCCCGACCGTCGTCCGCCACGTCTTCAGCCACTTCGAACTGCGCCTCTCGGTGGTGGCGGCAAGCCTTGCCGCGCGTACCCACCTGCCGGGCGAATGGTGGCCCGCTGACCGGCTCGACGAGGCCGGCCTGCCGACCCTGTTCGCCAAGGCGAGCCGAGCCTGA
- a CDS encoding VacJ family lipoprotein: MVIHPTKSVRRIASRTALGGLVFTLSACAAPHPGSNAPALRDPYEKFNRSMYGFNKGLDRVALKPATKVYRFILPTFIRRGVTNFLNNLEEPLSFGNALLQAKPKEAWHTFKRFTVNTTVGVGGLFDHASKIGLPVQAEDFGQTLAVWGVKSGPFLMLPLFGPSTFRDAGGMGVDFVTDPVPYARNAVLHPSFAAKAGQAAVGVLDLRSKLMDAGADGVLASSLDEYATVRSAFLQRRQSEIYDGSPPDDEDAPVEDAPLAPGATPPAHPGSGVASPIAPAPTGAPQSDAAPAEADPAGTPAAPQPPQ; the protein is encoded by the coding sequence ATGGTAATTCACCCCACGAAATCGGTGCGGCGTATCGCGTCCCGAACGGCACTCGGCGGGCTCGTCTTCACGCTGAGCGCATGCGCCGCGCCCCACCCCGGCAGCAACGCCCCGGCGCTCCGCGATCCGTACGAGAAGTTCAATCGGAGCATGTACGGCTTCAACAAGGGGCTCGACCGCGTCGCGCTGAAGCCTGCGACCAAGGTCTACCGCTTCATCCTGCCGACCTTCATTCGTCGCGGCGTCACCAACTTCCTCAACAACCTCGAAGAACCGCTGTCGTTCGGCAATGCCCTGCTGCAGGCCAAGCCCAAGGAGGCGTGGCATACGTTCAAGCGCTTTACGGTCAACACCACCGTTGGCGTTGGCGGCCTGTTCGACCATGCCAGCAAGATCGGCCTGCCCGTGCAGGCCGAGGATTTCGGCCAGACGCTCGCGGTCTGGGGGGTCAAGTCGGGGCCGTTCCTGATGCTGCCGCTGTTCGGCCCGTCGACGTTCCGCGATGCCGGCGGCATGGGCGTCGACTTTGTCACCGACCCGGTGCCCTATGCCCGCAACGCCGTCCTCCACCCGAGTTTTGCCGCGAAGGCCGGCCAGGCTGCCGTCGGCGTGCTCGACCTCCGCTCGAAGCTGATGGATGCCGGTGCTGATGGCGTCCTCGCGTCGAGCCTCGACGAATATGCGACGGTGCGCTCGGCCTTCCTGCAGCGCCGCCAGTCCGAAATCTACGACGGCTCACCGCCTGACGACGAGGATGCACCGGTCGAGGATGCGCCGCTTGCTCCCGGCGCGACGCCACCCGCGCACCCGGGCAGCGGCGTCGCGTCTCCGATAGCCCCGGCACCGACGGGCGCCCCTCAGTCCGATGCCGCGCCTGCCGAGGCCGATCCCGCAGGCACGCCGGCAGCGCCGCAGCCGCCGCAGTGA
- a CDS encoding homocysteine S-methyltransferase family protein, translating to MIKSEAAIRLRAEAAKRILLTDGAFGTMIQSYRLTEADYRGDYDLTDDQKGNNDLLVLTRPDVIDAITRGYLDAGSDIVSTNTFNANTISQADYNAVHLVRDINIAAAHIARKAADEYEARDGRPRFVAGAVGPTNKTLSLSPDVNDPGFRAVGFDEMKAVYADQAAALLDGGCDFILVETIFDTLNAKAAIVAVLELAETRGHEIPLMISMTITDMSGRNLSGHSVDAFWYTVRHSRPLTMGLNCAFGADLLRPHVQALSPLADTLVMVYPNAGLPNDLGEYDEEPHTTGAFIGEWVAEGLVNIVGGCCGSTPEHIAAMRDAVRGKPPRQIPHPASALRLAGLDPMIMTEAA from the coding sequence ATGATCAAGTCCGAAGCCGCCATCCGCCTCCGCGCCGAGGCCGCGAAGCGCATCCTGCTGACCGACGGCGCGTTCGGCACGATGATCCAGTCGTACAGACTGACCGAGGCCGACTACCGCGGCGACTACGACCTGACCGACGACCAGAAGGGCAACAACGACCTGCTCGTGTTGACCCGGCCCGACGTCATCGACGCGATCACTCGCGGCTACCTCGACGCGGGCTCGGACATCGTCTCGACCAACACCTTCAACGCCAACACGATCAGCCAGGCGGATTACAATGCCGTCCACCTCGTCCGCGACATCAACATCGCGGCCGCGCACATCGCGCGGAAGGCCGCGGACGAGTATGAGGCGCGTGACGGCCGTCCGCGCTTCGTCGCCGGCGCGGTTGGGCCGACGAACAAGACGCTGTCGCTGTCGCCCGACGTCAACGATCCCGGCTTCCGCGCCGTCGGTTTCGACGAGATGAAGGCGGTCTATGCCGACCAGGCGGCGGCGCTGCTTGACGGCGGCTGCGACTTCATCCTGGTCGAGACGATCTTCGACACGCTCAATGCCAAGGCGGCGATCGTCGCCGTGCTCGAGCTCGCTGAGACGCGCGGCCACGAGATTCCGCTGATGATCTCGATGACCATCACCGACATGTCGGGGCGCAACCTGTCCGGCCACTCGGTCGACGCGTTCTGGTACACCGTGCGCCATTCGCGCCCGCTGACGATGGGGCTGAACTGCGCCTTCGGGGCCGATTTGCTGCGCCCGCACGTCCAGGCGCTCAGCCCGCTCGCCGACACATTGGTCATGGTCTACCCGAACGCCGGGCTACCCAACGACCTCGGCGAGTACGACGAGGAGCCGCACACCACCGGCGCGTTCATCGGCGAATGGGTCGCGGAAGGCCTCGTCAACATCGTCGGCGGCTGCTGCGGCTCGACGCCCGAGCATATCGCCGCGATGCGCGACGCCGTGCGCGGGAAGCCGCCCCGCCAGATCCCCCACCCGGCGTCGGCCCTGCGCCTCGCCGGCCTCGACCCCATGATCATGACGGAAGCCGCGTGA